Proteins co-encoded in one Trueperella abortisuis genomic window:
- a CDS encoding universal stress protein, producing the protein MPVIVPVSRGERDDALASAIDLCRREDRLLIALLHRPLGHFDQESIDAEVDELTDRLDSADIGFRIEVRVDEKDLARQISDLAQDGSSLVVVSLAHKPAGGKLILGSQIQKLLLECPCSVLVVREQPHEGNM; encoded by the coding sequence ATGCCGGTAATTGTTCCTGTCAGCCGCGGTGAGCGCGACGATGCGCTCGCCAGCGCGATCGACCTGTGTAGGCGCGAAGACCGCCTGCTTATTGCTCTTCTTCATCGTCCCCTTGGTCACTTTGACCAGGAGAGTATCGACGCGGAGGTCGACGAGCTTACCGATCGCCTGGATAGCGCCGACATCGGTTTTCGGATCGAGGTGCGCGTCGATGAAAAGGATCTGGCCAGGCAGATCTCGGATCTGGCGCAGGATGGCTCCTCGCTCGTCGTCGTCTCGCTTGCGCACAAGCCCGCCGGCGGAAAGCTGATCCTCGGCTCACAGATTCAAAAGCTTCTTCTTGAGTGCCCGTGTTCGGTGCTTGTGGTGCGAGAGCAGCCACATGAGGGGAATATGTAA
- a CDS encoding RNA polymerase sigma factor, translating into MKVAELRTLAKELGLHLNSRAVKAVLIEAISEAVSAAGAATAKDKASKEAEPAAKAAPAKKTQTAAKEAAAKPAAEEKGAGEGTLNELTVGELRTKASELGLSRVSKMRKAELIEAILAATPAEAPAAPAVTQEEDDLDKSPATPDEPEMDEEDLDDQLDDHLELDDDLDADDEEDSADEDSEDEDEDESDAEDSADQSVVITANAAKSSRGAFVVKDSDDTDEPAQRVLVAGATADPVKDYLKQIGKVPLLNAAEEVELAQRIEAGLFAQHILDTTEIEDRKHRRELEIIARDGRNAKNHLLEANLRLVVSLAKRYTGRGMLFLDLIQEGNLGLVRAVEKFDYAKGFKFSTYATWWIRQAITRAMADQARTIRIPVHMVEVINKLARVQRQMLQDLGREPTTEELARELDMTEEKVIEVQKYGREPISLHTPLGEDGDSEFGDLIEDSEAVVPADAVGFTLLQEQLHQVLDTLSEREAGVVSMRFGLTDGQPKTLDEIGKVYGVTRERIRQIESKTMSKLRHPSRSQVLRDYLE; encoded by the coding sequence ATGAAGGTCGCCGAGCTACGCACGCTGGCAAAGGAACTCGGACTTCATCTGAACTCACGCGCGGTCAAGGCAGTACTCATCGAGGCGATCAGCGAGGCCGTATCCGCCGCGGGCGCGGCTACCGCTAAGGATAAGGCTTCGAAAGAGGCCGAGCCCGCTGCGAAGGCGGCGCCCGCCAAGAAGACCCAGACCGCTGCGAAAGAGGCGGCGGCGAAGCCCGCCGCGGAGGAAAAGGGCGCTGGCGAGGGCACCTTGAACGAGCTTACGGTGGGCGAGCTGCGCACGAAGGCCAGTGAACTCGGCCTGTCCCGCGTGTCGAAGATGCGCAAGGCGGAGCTGATCGAGGCCATCCTTGCGGCAACGCCCGCCGAGGCCCCGGCCGCGCCCGCGGTCACCCAGGAGGAGGACGACCTCGACAAGAGCCCGGCCACCCCGGACGAGCCGGAGATGGACGAGGAGGATCTGGACGACCAGCTTGACGATCACCTCGAGCTCGATGATGACCTCGACGCCGATGACGAGGAGGATTCCGCGGACGAGGACTCCGAGGACGAGGACGAGGACGAGTCGGACGCGGAGGATTCCGCGGATCAGTCCGTCGTCATCACCGCCAACGCGGCTAAATCCTCCAGGGGAGCCTTCGTGGTGAAGGACTCGGATGACACGGACGAGCCGGCCCAGCGCGTGCTCGTTGCGGGCGCGACAGCCGACCCTGTCAAGGACTACCTCAAGCAGATCGGCAAGGTGCCGCTGCTGAACGCGGCGGAGGAGGTCGAGCTCGCTCAGCGCATCGAGGCGGGCCTGTTCGCCCAGCACATCCTCGACACAACCGAGATCGAGGACCGTAAGCACCGCCGGGAGCTGGAGATCATCGCCCGCGACGGCCGCAACGCCAAGAACCACCTCCTCGAGGCGAATCTCCGCCTCGTCGTCTCACTCGCCAAGCGCTACACCGGGCGCGGTATGCTCTTCCTTGACCTCATCCAGGAGGGCAACCTCGGCCTGGTGCGCGCGGTGGAGAAGTTCGACTATGCCAAGGGTTTTAAGTTCTCCACCTACGCCACGTGGTGGATTCGTCAGGCGATCACGCGCGCCATGGCTGACCAGGCGCGCACGATCCGCATCCCGGTCCACATGGTCGAGGTCATCAACAAGCTTGCGCGTGTGCAGCGTCAAATGCTTCAGGATCTCGGCCGTGAGCCGACAACCGAGGAACTCGCGCGCGAGCTCGACATGACCGAGGAGAAGGTCATCGAGGTGCAGAAGTACGGTCGCGAGCCAATCTCGCTGCACACGCCGCTGGGCGAGGACGGCGACTCGGAGTTCGGCGACCTCATCGAGGATTCCGAAGCCGTGGTCCCGGCCGACGCCGTGGGCTTCACCCTGTTGCAGGAGCAGCTCCACCAGGTTCTCGACACGCTCTCGGAGCGCGAGGCCGGCGTGGTCTCGATGCGATTCGGCCTCACCGACGGCCAGCCGAAGACCCTCGACGAGATCGGCAAGGTTTACGGCGTCACGCGCGAGCGCATCCGTCAGATCGAATCCAAGACGATGTCCAAGCTGCGCCATCCCTCGCGCTCGCAGGTGCTGCGCGACTACCTGGAGTAG
- a CDS encoding 3'-5' exonuclease, with protein MTSFAVVDVETTGLDRSADRIVEIAVILLNHNLVEEGRWQSLVNPGRASAAVEIHGLGDAVLADAPRFAEISQHVVDLLTGRVLVAHHAAFERAFLTRELTRAGYAGGPDEDACVCTMDQSRIYLPPGPHSLRGVAERLGLSPATRHRAMSDAETCARLLRCYVELEDRGQRYTDAATNREALPVYPAQWRRARGWAPPYSKYSKRPAPGA; from the coding sequence ATGACTTCCTTCGCCGTCGTCGACGTCGAGACCACCGGGCTCGACCGTAGTGCCGACCGCATCGTCGAGATCGCGGTTATCCTCCTCAATCACAACCTGGTGGAGGAAGGGCGCTGGCAGAGCCTCGTCAACCCTGGTCGCGCCAGCGCAGCGGTCGAGATCCACGGCTTGGGCGACGCCGTGCTCGCCGACGCGCCGCGCTTCGCCGAAATCTCACAACACGTTGTCGACCTCCTGACCGGGCGCGTGCTCGTGGCCCACCACGCCGCCTTCGAACGAGCCTTTCTGACTCGAGAGCTCACGCGCGCCGGATATGCGGGCGGTCCCGACGAGGATGCGTGCGTGTGCACGATGGATCAGTCACGCATTTACCTGCCTCCAGGGCCGCACTCACTGCGCGGGGTAGCCGAACGGCTCGGCCTCTCCCCCGCCACTCGCCATCGTGCCATGAGCGACGCCGAAACCTGCGCCCGCCTGCTCCGCTGCTACGTTGAGCTTGAGGACCGCGGCCAGCGGTACACCGACGCCGCCACCAACCGCGAGGCGCTACCCGTCTACCCCGCCCAATGGCGACGCGCCCGGGGCTGGGCGCCGCCGTACAGCAAGTACAGCAAGCGGCCCGCTCCAGGCGCGTAA
- a CDS encoding DUF7455 domain-containing protein yields MNAILDTPVLTAADRCDACNAQAYVRVELSSGQLQFCAHHWRKHMPALEKVAINIIDETDRV; encoded by the coding sequence GTGAATGCAATACTTGACACTCCAGTTCTTACCGCTGCTGACCGTTGCGACGCCTGCAACGCGCAGGCCTATGTGCGCGTTGAATTGTCGTCAGGCCAACTCCAGTTCTGTGCCCACCACTGGCGCAAGCACATGCCAGCGTTGGAGAAGGTGGCCATCAATATCATCGACGAAACGGATCGGGTCTAG
- a CDS encoding DNA gyrase/topoisomerase IV subunit B, translated as MPSVSSTKKQEYNARHLSVLEGLEAVRKRPGMYIGSTDSRGLMHCLWEIIDNSIDEATEGYATSIRVTLYPDGSVEVEDDGRGIPVDEVPGTGASGVEVVYTKLHAGGKFDSANYGSAGGLHGVGASVVNALSQRLDVAVKREGKVWEMSFKRGEPGVFDDAAAPAPDAPFTPFTTHSKLRVTGKVAKKTTGTRVRYWADPEIFPKDTQFSYQHLIERVREKAFLVPGLEVVVRDERGLPERADAPVEEVFKYDGGVVDFVDHLATDPAVSRTMHLRGQGTFDETVQVLDKNSGHLRPREVERVCDVDIALRWGNGYDTREETFVNIIATPKGGTHLTGFEQGLVKVVRAQIESKSRQLKVTARDPRIEKDDILAGLTAVVAVRFPEPQFEGQTKEVLGTAPIRGIVAKVVEEELGREFSSTKRDAKSENQRVLEKVVAEMRARVAARTQKEISRRKNALETSSLPAKLADCRSDDIEHTELFIVEGDSALGTAKLARDSEFQALLPIRGKILNVQKASHADILSNQEVSSIIQVVGAGSGRTFDLDAARYGKVIFMTDADVDGAHIRTLLLTLFFRYMRPLVEAGRVYAAVPPLHRVEVAGRGGKKGEYIYSYSDAELHRTLARLERSGRTYKQPIQRYKGLGEMDANQLAETTMDPKHRTLRRVSLADAEALRFAEDTFELLMGSEVAPRRDFIVEGAGHISREQIDA; from the coding sequence ATGCCAAGCGTGTCAAGTACCAAAAAGCAGGAATACAACGCCCGCCACCTGTCCGTTCTCGAGGGCCTTGAGGCTGTGCGTAAGCGCCCGGGTATGTACATCGGCTCCACGGATTCGCGCGGGCTCATGCACTGCCTGTGGGAGATCATCGACAACTCGATAGACGAGGCGACGGAGGGGTATGCCACCTCCATCCGAGTCACGCTCTACCCGGATGGTTCGGTGGAGGTGGAAGACGACGGGCGTGGCATCCCTGTCGACGAGGTTCCGGGCACGGGCGCCTCCGGCGTTGAGGTGGTCTACACGAAGCTGCACGCGGGTGGAAAGTTTGACTCGGCCAACTACGGGTCGGCGGGTGGCCTGCACGGCGTGGGCGCCTCGGTGGTCAACGCCCTCTCCCAGCGCCTCGACGTGGCGGTCAAGCGCGAGGGAAAGGTGTGGGAGATGTCCTTCAAGCGCGGCGAGCCCGGCGTTTTCGACGACGCCGCCGCACCCGCCCCGGACGCTCCCTTCACCCCGTTCACCACCCATTCCAAGCTACGCGTGACCGGGAAGGTCGCGAAGAAGACCACGGGTACGCGGGTGCGCTACTGGGCGGACCCGGAGATTTTCCCCAAGGACACCCAATTCAGCTACCAGCATCTCATCGAGCGCGTCCGCGAAAAGGCCTTCCTCGTGCCCGGCCTTGAGGTGGTCGTTCGCGATGAGCGCGGACTTCCCGAGCGCGCCGACGCGCCGGTGGAGGAGGTCTTCAAGTACGACGGCGGGGTGGTGGACTTTGTCGACCACCTGGCCACCGACCCGGCGGTCTCCCGCACCATGCACCTGAGGGGCCAGGGCACGTTTGACGAGACGGTTCAGGTTCTTGACAAGAACTCCGGACACTTGCGCCCGCGCGAAGTCGAGCGCGTGTGCGACGTCGACATCGCGCTACGTTGGGGCAACGGGTACGACACCCGCGAGGAGACTTTCGTCAACATCATCGCTACCCCCAAGGGCGGCACGCACTTGACGGGCTTCGAGCAGGGCCTGGTCAAAGTGGTCCGCGCCCAGATCGAATCCAAGTCGCGCCAACTGAAGGTCACGGCGCGCGATCCACGCATCGAGAAGGACGATATTCTGGCGGGCTTGACCGCCGTCGTTGCCGTGCGCTTCCCCGAGCCGCAGTTCGAGGGACAAACTAAGGAGGTTCTGGGCACGGCGCCGATCCGGGGGATCGTGGCGAAGGTGGTGGAGGAGGAGCTCGGGCGCGAGTTTTCCTCCACCAAACGCGACGCGAAGAGCGAGAACCAGCGCGTTCTGGAGAAGGTGGTGGCGGAGATGCGCGCCCGCGTGGCCGCCCGCACCCAGAAGGAGATCTCGCGTCGCAAGAACGCCCTCGAGACTTCCTCGCTGCCCGCCAAGTTGGCCGACTGCCGCTCGGACGATATTGAGCACACTGAGCTGTTCATTGTCGAGGGCGATTCTGCCCTCGGTACCGCAAAGCTCGCTCGCGACTCAGAGTTCCAGGCGTTGCTACCGATCCGCGGCAAGATCCTCAATGTCCAGAAGGCCTCCCACGCCGACATCCTCAGCAACCAGGAGGTCTCATCGATCATTCAGGTGGTCGGGGCCGGCTCGGGCCGCACCTTCGATCTTGACGCGGCGCGTTACGGCAAGGTCATCTTCATGACGGACGCCGACGTCGACGGCGCCCACATCCGCACCTTGCTCCTGACCTTGTTCTTCCGCTACATGCGCCCACTCGTGGAGGCCGGGCGCGTGTACGCGGCGGTGCCCCCGCTCCACCGGGTGGAGGTGGCCGGTCGCGGAGGGAAGAAGGGGGAGTATATCTACAGCTATTCCGACGCCGAGTTGCACCGCACCCTGGCGCGGCTGGAGCGGAGCGGGCGCACGTACAAGCAGCCGATCCAGCGCTACAAGGGCCTGGGAGAGATGGATGCCAACCAGCTGGCGGAGACTACGATGGATCCGAAGCACCGCACGCTTCGCCGGGTCTCGCTTGCCGATGCCGAGGCGCTCCGTTTCGCGGAGGATACCTTCGAGCTTCTCATGGGCTCAGAAGTGGCGCCGCGGCGTGATTTCATCGTTGAGGGCGCGGGCCACATCTCACGCGAGCAGATTGACGCATAG